From Erinaceus europaeus chromosome 9, mEriEur2.1, whole genome shotgun sequence, one genomic window encodes:
- the LOC132540427 gene encoding uncharacterized protein LOC132540427 isoform X1: MLRCSHCFLFSLQVAHTSTSKKPLKKRFIKVNLRNQARDGRLKGTEVVRISKLSKDVTFLDSDEDSSGCSSDSLSHVSLPGMEAPITSTTFTEELRRLNPSFETGKGEPQLTTMAPFFSTRNDVQFRRLNPSLESGVGGPQQIDMAPFISTRNDEQVRRMNIHLETGEGGPQRTEVASSSSSSDGLALESSDDESLHD, translated from the exons ATGCTCAGGTGCTCACATTGTTTTCTGTTTTCGTTGCAGGTAGCACATACTTCTACCTCAAAGA aGCCACTGAAGAAGCGGTTTATAAAGGTGAATCTACGAAACCAGGCGAGAGATGGAAGACTGAAGGGAACTGAG GTGGTGCGGATATCTAAATTATCGAAAGATG TTACCTTCCTGGATTCAGATGAGGACAGCAGTGGATGCAGTAGTGACAGTTTATCCCATGTTtcactacctggaatggaa GCTCCAATCACCTCCACCACATTCA CTGAAGAGTTGCGACGGTTGAATCCAAGTTTCGAGACTGGTAAAGGTGAACCTCAGTTGACTACCATG GCTCCATTCTTCTCCACCCGAAATG ATGTACAGTTCAGAAGGCTGAATCCCAGTCTTGAGAGTGGTGTAGGTGGACCTCAGCAGATTGACATG GCTCCATTCATCTCCACCCGAAATG ATGAACaagtcagaaggatgaatatacaTTTGGAGACTGGTGAGGGTGGACCTCAACGGACTGAG gtggcatcatcatcatcctccAGTGATG GTTTGGCTTTGGAGAGTTCAGATGATGAAAGCCTCCATGACTGA
- the LOC132540427 gene encoding uncharacterized protein LOC132540427 isoform X2, whose translation MLRCSHCFLFSLQVAHTSTSKKPLKKRFIKVNLRNQARDGRLKGTEVVRISKLSKDVTFLDSDEDSSGCSSDSLSHVSLPGMEAPITSTTFTEELRRLNPSFETGKGEPQLTTMAPFFSTRNDVQFRRLNPSLESGVGGPQQIDMAPFISTRNGKYSGLTLLLTTKLVLIHAVHPWCLHSGEPAWLQVSMGN comes from the exons ATGCTCAGGTGCTCACATTGTTTTCTGTTTTCGTTGCAGGTAGCACATACTTCTACCTCAAAGA aGCCACTGAAGAAGCGGTTTATAAAGGTGAATCTACGAAACCAGGCGAGAGATGGAAGACTGAAGGGAACTGAG GTGGTGCGGATATCTAAATTATCGAAAGATG TTACCTTCCTGGATTCAGATGAGGACAGCAGTGGATGCAGTAGTGACAGTTTATCCCATGTTtcactacctggaatggaa GCTCCAATCACCTCCACCACATTCA CTGAAGAGTTGCGACGGTTGAATCCAAGTTTCGAGACTGGTAAAGGTGAACCTCAGTTGACTACCATG GCTCCATTCTTCTCCACCCGAAATG ATGTACAGTTCAGAAGGCTGAATCCCAGTCTTGAGAGTGGTGTAGGTGGACCTCAGCAGATTGACATG GCTCCATTCATCTCCACCCGAAATGGTAAGTATTCTGGGCTGACTCTCTTGCTGACGACAAAGTTGGTGCTTATTCATGCAGTGCACCCTTGGTGTCTTCACTCTGGAGAACCAGCTTGGCTCCAGGTCTCTATGGGGAATTGA